The Apodemus sylvaticus chromosome 4, mApoSyl1.1, whole genome shotgun sequence nucleotide sequence aaaatcagggactagacaaggccgtCCTGTCGctccatatttattcatatttattcaatacagtacttgaagttctagctagagcaattagccaacatatggaggtcaaagggatgcaaattggaaagaaagaagtgaaattatcattatttgcagatgatatgatagcattcttaagcaaacaaacaaacaaaacaaaaaacaaaaaaaaaaacctccaccagtgtcttagtcagggtttcactgctgtgaacaccatgaccaaagcaggttttataaaagacaacatttaattggggctagtttacaggctcagatgttcagtccattgtcatcaaggcagaagcatagCGACATCccggcagatatggtgcaggagaagctgagagttctacatcttcatctgaaggctgctagtggaagactgacatcCAGACAGCTAGGGTGAGtttcttaagcccacacccacagtgacacacctactccaacaaggccacactttctaatagggttattccCTAGGCCATTCATATACATACCACCACAACCAGAGaacaacagctgataaacaacttcagcaaagtggctgcatataaaattaactcaagcaaatcagtagccttccatatatatatatatatatatatatatatatatatatatatatatatatatatatattctttatttacatttcaaatgatttcccctttcctggatccccctccgctatcagtagccttcctatactcaaaggataagcaggctgagaaagaaattagggaaatgacacccttcacaatagccacaaacaatataaagtaccttggtgtgactctaaccaaacaagtgacaggaacttcaagtctctgaagaaagaaatcgaagaagacctcagaagatggaaaaatcgtccatgctcatggattagcaggattaatatagtaaaaagggccatcttgccaaaaacaatatatggattcaatgcaatccccatcaaaatcccaactcaattcatcatagagttagaaagaacaattcgcaaattcatctggaataacaaaataaccaggatagataaaactattctcaacagaaaaagaacttctggggaaatcagtattccagacctcatgAAGGACTACagcgcaatagtgttaaaaactgcatggtaatggtacagtgacaggcaggtagatcaatgcaatagaattgaagagccagaaatgaatccacacacctatggtcacttgatcttagacaaaggagctacaaccatccagtggaactaagatagccttttcaacaaatggtgctggttcaactggagttcagcatgcagaagaatgcaaatcaacccattcatatctccttgtactaagctcaagtacaagtggatcaaggaactccacataaaaccagacacactgaaactaatagaaaagaaactggagaagagctttgagcacatgggcacaggggaaaagttcctgaacagaacaccaataacttatactctaagatccaattttgacaaatgggacctcataaaattacagtttttataaggcaaaagacactgtcaaagggacaaaatggcaaccaacaaattgggaaaagtttttaCCAGCCCTAAAtgtgacagagagctaatatccaagatatacaaagaactcaagaagttagaccccagacaaccaaataacactatttaaaatggggtacatagataaacaaagaattttcacctgagaaatattgaatggctgagaagcacctaaagaaatgttcaacatccttagtcatcagggaaatgcaaatcaaaacaaccctgagatttcacctcacaccagtcagaatggctaaggtcaaaactcaggagaaaacaggtgttggcaaggatgtggacaaagaggaacattactccactgctggtggggttgcaagctggtacaaccactctggaaatcagtctggcagttccttagaaaactgggcatgatactatggGAGGACCccgctatgccactcctgggcatattcctcagcatgtaataaggacacatgttccactatgttcacagcagccctatttgtaatagccataagctggaaagaactagatgtccctcaacagaagactggatacagaaaatgtggtgtatttatacacaatggagtactatcgagccattaaaaacaatgaattcatgaaattcttaggcaaatgggtgaaactggaaaatatcatcctatgtgaagTAACCCTatgacaaaagaacacgcatgctaagtggatattagcccagaagctggaaatgcccaagaaacaattcacatatcaaatgatgcccaagaagaaggaaggaaaggcctgtGTTCCTAGAAAAGCtcaatgcagcattgtaggggaattccaggacagggaagcaggagggggttgattggggaacagggaaagggaagagggcttatgaaatattcgaggaggggggatccaggaaaggggaaatcattttaaatgtttccttctATGCTTGCTATAGTGATTTCATATGTAGGTGACTCATTGTGACATGGGGTTTTCTCTAACCATAAACTTAGGTTCAAATTCTTGTGAGAACCGAGACTCCTTGTTAACTAACCATTGGAAAAAGAAAGGTTACTCAAGGAACCTTAACATCTGCTTCCTCAATGGAAGTGCATATGAGGAAACTACTGAAGTGCTAGAGGGCCATGGTGGTGGTTTCCAGGGACCATGTGAGTACTTGGTCAGCTGGCCTGGGCTAAGCAGCAGGAAGCAATGCAACAACACACAAATAAGAATCTATCTCACACAACGTGGAAGGTGAGGAGAGACAATAGTAGGTGTCCCCCATACCCACACTGACacatattcaaacacacacatgcacacacacacacatacacacacacacacacacacacacacacacacacacacagacactataTAGACTCTTTTTCcagaattaaattttatttcacattGATGGAAACTGTGAAAAACAAGACATTTTGCCACATTACAGCACAAGAATCCAATGGAAAATTTCTTACCCCAAATAAAACTTTACTTATGGTATAAATGAAGGAAGTTTATGTTCTTCAAAGGAAAGCAAAATAGCGAGTGAtgttttgaaattgttttaaatccaaatatgaGCACATGGCTTTATTATTAACATTTTATCTAGTACATAAAATGATCTGCACATCAGTTAGCACCCATTCATAAAGATGCCCGTTAGCATGGCCTAAGTTCATTGATAAACAGCAAGAAAAGTAGCAACATATTCagctgttttaaatatatatattatagtgtgtgtctgtatgtgtgtgttataaccAGTCTTTATTAcccataaataaatttttaaaaattcatcaatATTCTGGACACTACTAAAATTCAAATTTTTGCTATTTTAATGTATGCACAGGATTCTTATTGTCAAAAACATTTTTACCTAAACTGAAATTTTCAAATTAGTTCATGCCAGATAAAAATAGAAGTTTTTAATATCTCAATTTGAACAGTATTTGATTTTAAGCATAACATATGTAGAGAAAATGTAAACTCAAACTCTTCTATAACTTGCAACTGTTTTAAATTTCAACTGTTTTAGGCTTCAAAACTGATCTTAAGTATTTACTTCTGAACATAACAAGATTTTATTTACCCTTTCAgttctttatcaaaaataaaaccacagaatTATTACCAGGACTGAAGATTCTGATAACTCTGCAGTCTAGAATTGGACTGAGGTGCAACAATTTAATATGTAAGCTTAAGTAATCTTTTTTTTAGATTACCTAGATTTCTGATAATACCATGTCTGTGTTTCATATTTGAAACATGTGAAATTACAGTATATATTGGTAGGTTTTTATGGCAGTGAGGCAATATTGGACTTCTGAGGAaaatcaagaaacaaagaaaacaaccaacttttgtttctcaagaaaagaaaaatgaaatagcaGAAAAAGAAAGGCCTAGTTTCCCCCAATAAAAGGACCATTGACTGAAGTAAGTAGTATTACTTTTTTTGACACTCTAAAAGCATTATTCCTAGTATTAAGGATATTGTAATACCATCTAATTCATATGTGTTATAatcatgtatatatgagtatacatataaaaatacagaCACTGCCTGGAGAATATAAAATTGTGAAGTAAAATCATAGTCTAATTCACAAAATTAAGAAGTCATTTACATCCTAACAGCTCATTTAGACCTGAAATTTTTTTTGAGTGAGCCCACTAGTAATTTGCAAATGATATATTAAGACTTCGCTGGATTAATTTAAGAGAAAAGAGCTAGCTGCTTACTTCTGCTTTTTTAACACGTATATTCTGGATTGTATAATGCAGATATATGTATAAGAATTTAAAGGTTCATACATTTCCCAGGAGGAAGACATCATTTAGTCTGTCTCACTGGTATGTATTTGAAATCCTTTTAACACTGCAAGCATCAGAAGTTTTCCCATGAGGCCTGGGAAAAGGTTTATACTCTACTACAGtgatggtggcaaatgccttatACAAGGCTCTTAGTGATGTCAATCATTGGAGGTATAAGTCTATCAATGAATCGCCTGAGATCCATCATATCCTGCTGACATAAGCCATGCGCCAAAGCTTCATAGGCTTTGAAGGTTACATTGGCTGGATTTACTAATGCTGTTACTTTTTCAGCAGTAAGAGAACCAACATTAGGGGAACTAAAGGGTCAGAATCTCATGGCACTGAGGAATAAAAATATCTCTGTCAGTGCTCTTGATAGGACCCAGTGGAGATGAAGCCAGAAGTGGAAGCCGGCAACTGATCAACTGATGCCATTGGCGCCCCATAGTTTCTGCTGTGTCCTAAGAGCATGAAATAAAGATCAATTGCCTCGCTGAGAAAATCCTCCCCAAATAATGCTGTTAAAAGGAAAGGCATCCTTTACCTCTTGATCTCTCAAAGCTTTTACGTTTCCTGCCACCTGTTTAATTCCAGATTTGTCCTCCTGGGAATCTGGAGAAAGTCCAATATCAAACCAAGAGGGCATGGCCATTACATGTTTAATGTAATAGGCATAACAGGTACCATGTGGACAGGTTTATCTGATGTGGGACATTCTGATATCTACAACGGCTTCTGCCCATCTTTGCCCAGTATCTCTCAGTCCATGAAGTAAAATAACTGGTTGTACCCTTCCGGGCAGtgggcacagcagcaggcagtggGGCTGCAAATCCACCAGCAGGTGGACTGCACACACCATAGAAGAAAAATCATTTAATGGATTACTTTTACTTCCCCCccttaattgaaaatagattttcccCTCACATAACATACATCATGACCACAGTTTCCGCAGTTTCCCCTCCATctgctcctcccacccccccttcTATCCTGATCCACCCCCTCAGATACTGATTTATGGCCCACTCCAGAACATGGAGTAATTTGTTTCCCCAATGAAACTCTTCTGTGCCAAAGATGTTAACATGTAGGGTGAAGGATCTATGGGCACCAGCTTGAGTTCTCCATTGTTCAATGAGTTGTACACAAAcatgtcttcagcaatggggtcttGCCACTAGTTAATGCCAAGCGACCTATATTCTTGGTTTTTGAAACTTAATAAATCAAACTAATGTGAGACAGACTTCAAAAATAAGGGGTGGGGAAAGCTACAGTTTTCTAACAAGAATTCATTGCCTATTTCATTTGTGTGCTTAAAAATTTCATCCCTAGACCAACTAACTTACCACCAGCACCAGGCCATACTGACATTAACACATTTCCAAAGCCATCAAAGAGTTGCGCACCCACTGAACTATTCTcatccttatgttgttgaatctCCTTTTGTAGTTGGCTTATCTCTGAACCCATTGCTTCACATTTCCTTTTAAATCCTTCATTAAGCATGTCTTCTTGGATctataaaaagaaacacacacttgGAAAACCATGCCCATTGAAGGTCAGAAGTTTGCACTTGGAACTAGGACTTAATGACATGTGTCTCTCTATCAAAAAGTGCTCCTAGATGAATTTGCCTGATTCCTGGGTTATGAGATTACCCAAAACAGCCTGGATTCCTTCTGTACCTCTCAGAAGAGTGGGAGATGTCAGACAAAGCCAGACCTGGGCACTGTCCTTCTGAGAAGTTCAGGGCCCCCCCAGTCTTACCTTCAATTTGTGTGCCAGCCTCTCCTCTTGCTCTCTCAGAATGTTCTTCCTTTCCGTCTCCATCTTCTGATGCAGCTGGGCAATATTTTCCTTATAGCTTCTCTCTTGAGCCTCCATCACCTGCTGCAgctccttctgcttctgtcttaGTAGCTCCTGCTCCTTCTCGGCCACCTCCTTCTGAGCCCGCTCAGCTGTCCCACAAAGGTTTGAGAGAAGCAAGACACAAGGGTCAGGACTGAACTCTCCTTTCTTGGGTTCAGAGACATAGCCGATTTTGAATTCTGAATTCGAAGTCTGAATTCTAGCCACCACATCCCCAGAATACATTTCAGAATGATGCTGGAAGGTGCTTGTCATGGTCCCTGAGTGAGACAACACTACCCTTCTAATTTCTGGTTATCAGAAGTGTGAAACCTATGTCAGAAGATCTTCCTGTTCATCAGTCAACAAGCTTAGTAGATGTCTACCGATCACCATGAGAACCAAGCCTTCCACGTACCTTCCATGGCCTTCTGGCCATCAGTGAGGGCTTTGTCTGACTGTAGGATGGAATCCTCTATGGGAATCTGTGACTGTAGGAAGCTCTGAAGGACATGTTTTGCCTGGTGAAACAAGCAAGAGAAATTGTCAGGTCACAAAAGCACATGTTAGAGCTGTCTTCTGAGGTTTGCATGGCTGCTCAGTACACTGGCACCGAAGACCCCGTGGTCTTCTGTGGCCTGAAAAAGCATTAGGATCTCAGACATCCCATTCTCAGACTCTTAAATGTGTACAACAGTAGTACCTAATTATACCCTTATTCTGAGGATTGAATTTTAACTTTCAAAGTGGCATATGCTTTCAGGTTACTGATGATATCTGTCATGTAATGTAAGGTATTACAgtcatggtggctcatgtctataatcctaACAATGGGGAGGTTAAGGTCATGGGACTACAAATTCAGTGCCAGTCTGGTCTGGTTACATCAGGGTTCCATCTcagaaatatacaatgggaaCTAAAACTTAAAAAGAGGGTGTCGAATATGATATGTGAACATTATTATTCTTGCAACCATGATAATACTAATTGAATCATTATGTCTGTTCACTGTTTATGCCAGGATAATTCTTACCCTGATTTAGCCAACTGACTATTTATATCTGAAGCAAGATGATCAATATCTCATGGGCCAGTGTGTATTTGATCTTCAAATCCCACatatttagttcagaaacaattgCCATGTTtaagcaatgaaataaaattgttctATTCCATTTAgaactatttattttaaactacTTTGTGGGAAAGATTAATTTTGAGTTTGTTGAGAAAAAGGATAGAGAGAGATGAGGGATATGCTCATCATaccatgtgtatgagtgtgtctgtgtgtgtgtatgtgtgtgtgtgtgtgtgtgtgcacgtgtctgtgtgcatgtatgaaaatTTCTCAATGTAACACAGTATCGTGTgaagtataataataaaatataattaaaaatttaaataaataaataagaataacttATTCTGGACTTAGAGAAGCTGGAAGTGCAGAGGGAGGCAGGCTCCTCCCTTCCCTCACCAACACTTCAGCTGAGTTCCAAGGAGGAAAGAGACTTCCTGTCAACCCTAAACCCATCTCCCTGGTGCTCACTCTCACCCCTCACCTTCACTCCCTTCCTGGGCACTCGCTCATAGTCACGCTCAACCTTCTTCCTGGCCTCTAGGTAGAGACTGTGGCCTCCAGGAACAGAGAAAGCTCCACGTGAGATGCTCTCCCTCAGGGACTCTGAGAGCTTGTCCAGCTCAGCCTGGCAGTGACTGAGAGATGCTGCTTCATTCTGTCGTAAGaaatcttcctttttttcctctatgGTGACCTGCCAGGGGATTGTTGAGATATCAGAGAAGGAAGTTCTAAGAGAATGGATCCAACTGTGGTCTTGAGGGAAGTACTAATAGACTCAGCTGTGAAAAGTATAACAAGAGTTAGAGAACTCTCTTTAGTCCCATAGAGTCTCTGGCCACTGTCAAAGCAACCTCAGAATTTCCCCACCCCTCCCATGGCCAGCCTATCCCCTGTGAAATAACAAGCTCAAATAGCAGAACTGCTGGCTTTTTCAATGACATGACACTGAGATTAACCATAAAGCTACTCCCGACTGAGCAATGGAGTGTGGCAGGCAGGGAGTTTCCTTCAGAGATTTATATAGGGGAAAATGTATCATGAAGAAGCAATTCAGGACAGTGGTGGAACTTTGTACAGGTTCACGAACccttcattaattcattcatggAGGATATGGGTGTGTGGAGATATAACAACATGGTGTGTTGTATAAATTACAGTCAGGGGACTCTCTTGAGTTAGAAGACTCTCCAGAGTTTTCAGGCAAGAACTGAACTCATTTTGTTTCCATCCTCTGATAGCCTGTGCAGAGTGTTCTACCCTCCCCGTACCAAGCTTATAATCTATAAAACTGAGCTAACGCACACATGCCTTTTCATGCTGATAGGTTCATTGAAAACTCCTCTGCACAAGTGGAAAAAAATGATCAGGTCCCTGACTTTTGATCCTGTAGAAGAACCCTGGCACTCACAAGAATGGAGAACCGCAAGGTCAAAATGGCAGCCATTAATACTCATAAAGGTAGGAATcaacatagaaaagaaaagacacagtCACAGTACCGCCAAGTTCTTCTGGAATTGCTGGCTCTCATCCTTGAAGGAGTGCTCCATGAAGACAGCAATGGCTTCTTTCTCACAGGCTGCATGCACAACCAGCAGCTCCTGGAGCGTGTCTGTGGGGAGCCTCACTCGCTGGGCCATCTGCTCACTGTAGTGGTCAGCTGCCTTCTGCACAGCAATGGAGTTCTCACGCTGGGCCAGGGTCATCACTGCATTCTCTAAACATGGCACTGCTCCACTATTGATGGCATCCATGTAGGTTGTCACCAGAGTCGCCAGTCCTGACCAAGACACAGAATGTAAGGCTACATATCAAACTAGCTTTGGTTAATGTCACGTGattcatgaatcagcaatgtAGTAGGCTGCTTGGTCAATGAAAATTTCATGTATGAGAGCAAAGACCTATTGTGTGGGACCCCAAACTCAAATGAAAGtgatatctatttttttcttaaaaaattaaaaaatttcagGACAATAACAACATTGTGGGAAAAGAACAGCTCTTAGTATTGGCATCATGTGACTGTATGGGCCGTTTCGTCGAAGGATAAGAGTATATAAGACAATAGTTATTTTGTGGGTAGAaaggtgttttgtgtgtgtgtgtgtgtgtgtgtgtgtgtttgtgtttgtgtgtctgagtgtgtctgtgtgtaagccAAATGACAAGCTCTGGTAGCTCAAATACCAACCCtcatttaagttttatattttctattatccTTCCATTTATTATATCCTACCTGCAGTTtgctctccctctgccccccacctcctcccttgcttccccctccccttctccctcctcatcTAGTCCCCCTCCAACTTCATTCCCAAAAGGACAGGCCTCCTAGGAATAGtgaccaaacatggcatatcaagttataTTAAGATTAGGTTCGGCCCTTCATAATTCAGCTGAAGAAGGCAACACATCAGAGGCTGTTTCTGGTTCTCTCACCTGcttttgattttatatattttattgagacaatgtctctcacTGGCTGAAAGTTGACAGGACTGGCCCCCAGAACCTGCCTTCCTCCTCCAGGCTTCCATTTCCTGGTGTGTACACCCCGACTCTCAATTCTGTAGGTGAAATCTGGGGGTTGAACTCATGCGTCCAAGCTAAGCTttctactgactgagccatcatcCTAGCCAAAaatgctgatttcttttttaatctcaAACTCACAATAAACTTTTAGAAACTCTAGTCTCTTACCTACTTTAGAACCTTCTTTTCTAGCCAGACAAAAGAAATGCAAGTGTCTTCTGCATTACTTCAAATACATTTATTCCCTCTTTATCCTTCACCTTGCTTCTTTGATCACGTATTAGATTCTTTGACATGTATTAGATTTCGGTAAAGCCCCATGCAGAGAGgccatatttttcttaaaatttctgtccttcttagaaaacaATTATCTGACTAGCATGAACGCCTATTTCTTTGTGGTCACATCAGATACTAACATATAATCAATGTTTTGCAATACACCATTTTAACATAGAGATATTAACTGGGGCAAGGGTGACTCACTGTTTCCGTTGACAATGATTCCCTCTTTCAAGGTTTTGGCCTTTGCATTGGAGAAGATGTAAGAACAGAATACTTTTGATTGCACTTGGAAATTGTGATCCAACTGGTCCTCTGGCATTTCCTCAACATGAACTAAGAGTTCTTTTTCTT carries:
- the LOC127682623 gene encoding guanylate-binding protein 4-like isoform X3, translated to MASGANMEAPICLVENENEELRVNPEAVNILERITQPVVVVAIVGLYRTGKSYLMNRLAGQNHGFNLGTTVRSETKGIWMWCVPHPSKPKFTLVLLDTEGLGDVEKGDPKNDSWIFALAVLLSSTFVYNSMSTINHQALEQLHYVTELTELIRAKSTARSEEVDDSDEFVSFFPDFIWTVRDFVLELKLDGHVITADEYLENALKLIPGRSLKAQNSNMPRECIRHFFPRRKCFVFDRPTKEKELLVHVEEMPEDQLDHNFQVQSKVFCSYIFSNAKAKTLKEGIIVNGNRLATLVTTYMDAINSGAVPCLENAVMTLAQRENSIAVQKAADHYSEQMAQRVRLPTDTLQELLVVHAACEKEAIAVFMEHSFKDESQQFQKNLAVTIEEKKEDFLRQNEAASLSHCQAELDKLSESLRESISRGAFSVPGGHSLYLEARKKVERDYERVPRKGVKAKHVLQSFLQSQIPIEDSILQSDKALTDGQKAMEAERAQKEVAEKEQELLRQKQKELQQVMEAQERSYKENIAQLHQKMETERKNILREQEERLAHKLKIQEDMLNEGFKRKCEAMGSEISQLQKEIQQHKDENSSVGAQLFDGFGNVLMSVWPGAGGKLVGLGMKFLSTQMK